The following coding sequences are from one Microbacterium sp. SORGH_AS_0969 window:
- a CDS encoding PTS transporter subunit EIIC, translated as MDTTTRFDRLATEVVDAVGGAGNIHSVTNCMTRLRFVLNDRQRADKDAVEKIDGVVTVVEGGGQFQVVIGNDVVKVAEALDKLTDARSETAPSPAAPAASRNIFNRVVELISSIFQPILWVLAGTGLLKGILFALAALGWLPQDSQTSVILNAGADAVFYFLPMFLAITSARRFGASPFTALTLAGALIYPAITALAAADSVHFLGIPVIMTTYTSSVIPIIVIVWVQSHYEKLLGRILHSSIRNFMTPLIVVATLFPLALLTIGPATTWLSAALSAGLAQLWSFSPALAGFIVGGLQQLIVVLGLHWGASSPS; from the coding sequence ATGGACACGACAACGAGGTTCGATCGTCTGGCGACGGAGGTGGTCGATGCGGTCGGCGGCGCGGGGAACATCCACTCCGTCACCAACTGCATGACCCGGCTCCGATTCGTCCTGAACGACCGTCAGCGCGCGGACAAGGACGCGGTGGAGAAGATCGACGGAGTGGTGACCGTCGTCGAGGGCGGCGGACAGTTCCAGGTCGTCATCGGCAACGACGTGGTCAAGGTCGCGGAGGCGCTCGACAAGCTGACCGACGCCCGGTCAGAGACGGCGCCCTCGCCCGCTGCGCCGGCCGCATCGAGGAACATCTTCAACCGCGTCGTCGAGCTGATCTCGTCGATCTTCCAGCCCATCCTCTGGGTGCTCGCGGGAACGGGTCTGCTCAAGGGGATTCTCTTCGCGCTCGCAGCGCTCGGCTGGCTGCCGCAGGACTCGCAGACCTCTGTCATCTTGAACGCCGGTGCCGACGCGGTCTTCTACTTCTTGCCGATGTTCCTGGCGATCACCTCCGCCCGGAGGTTCGGTGCGAGCCCCTTCACCGCACTCACTCTCGCCGGTGCGCTCATCTACCCGGCCATTACGGCCCTGGCTGCGGCCGACTCGGTGCACTTCCTCGGCATCCCTGTCATCATGACGACGTACACATCGTCGGTCATCCCCATCATCGTGATCGTCTGGGTGCAGAGTCACTACGAGAAGCTGCTGGGGCGGATCCTGCACAGCTCCATCCGCAACTTCATGACGCCGCTCATCGTCGTCGCGACCCTCTTCCCCCTCGCGCTGCTCACGATCGGCCCCGCGACCACGTGGCTCAGCGCAGCGCTGTCCGCAGGGCTCGCGCAGCTGTGGTCGTTCAGCCCGGCGCTGGCGGGCTTCATCGTCGGCGGTCTCCAGCAGCTCATCGTGGTGCTCGGCCTGCACTGGGGCGCCTCATCGCCCTCATGA
- a CDS encoding glucose PTS transporter subunit IIA, with translation MINDVATTGHTLLLAPFPAAVMAQGGAALAVFLRTRSRRLKAVAGPATVSGLVAGVTEPILYGVTLPLKRPFVFASIAGALGGGLAAWGGSAAGAVVAPSFMTLPVYLNYGNFALQVIGTVGATVLAFLLTLVFGFKDPIDDDSAGVGAPNAKASASVPLAPVSAGGLRRTEARSAGSTAFIDIASPVDGEAIDLDDVAEPAFSSGAIGPGAAVRPASDRIVSPARGQIVSVMPHAFGVITDEGVEVLVHVGIDTVRLEGRHFHAAVAAGDRVEVGQLLTTADIAAIEAAGYDTTTLVVITNEADPTNVEAAGRGVVAASTPLFRVRA, from the coding sequence ATGATCAACGACGTCGCCACCACCGGGCATACGCTCCTGCTGGCACCCTTCCCGGCGGCCGTGATGGCTCAGGGTGGTGCCGCGCTCGCGGTGTTCCTGCGCACGCGAAGCCGTCGGCTGAAGGCCGTCGCCGGACCCGCGACGGTCAGCGGCCTCGTCGCCGGCGTGACCGAGCCGATCCTCTACGGCGTCACTCTCCCCCTGAAGCGCCCCTTCGTCTTCGCCTCGATCGCCGGTGCGCTCGGCGGTGGCCTCGCGGCGTGGGGCGGCTCCGCTGCGGGAGCCGTGGTGGCGCCGTCATTCATGACCCTTCCCGTGTACCTGAACTACGGCAACTTCGCCCTGCAGGTGATCGGTACCGTCGGCGCCACCGTTCTCGCCTTCCTGCTCACGCTGGTCTTCGGCTTCAAAGACCCCATCGACGACGACAGTGCCGGAGTCGGTGCACCAAATGCCAAGGCCTCGGCATCCGTCCCCCTTGCTCCTGTCTCCGCAGGCGGCCTGCGTCGGACGGAGGCGCGCTCGGCCGGGTCGACGGCCTTCATCGACATCGCGTCACCCGTGGATGGAGAAGCGATCGACCTCGACGACGTCGCAGAGCCCGCCTTCTCCAGCGGCGCGATCGGACCGGGAGCGGCCGTGCGCCCGGCATCGGATCGGATCGTCTCACCCGCCCGCGGTCAGATCGTGAGCGTCATGCCGCATGCCTTCGGCGTCATCACCGATGAGGGCGTCGAGGTCCTCGTGCATGTCGGTATCGACACCGTCCGGCTCGAGGGGCGTCATTTCCATGCCGCTGTGGCCGCCGGCGATCGGGTCGAGGTCGGGCAGCTGCTCACGACCGCCGACATCGCGGCCATCGAGGCGGCGGGCTACGACACCACGACGCTCGTCGTCATCACGAACGAGGCCGACCCGACGAACGTCGAGGCGGCCGGCCGCGGCGTGGTCGCGGCATCCACTCCGCTGTTCCGCGTGCGCGCGTGA
- a CDS encoding glycoside hydrolase family 1 protein, whose amino-acid sequence MTQLRFPDGFLWGGATAANQIEGAFGVDGKGASTADYAAFKPEVENGADNFTFSVSAADFAANRAGTDGGVHPKRWGIDFYHRYPEDIALFAEMGFTALRVSIAWTRIFPTGLETEPNEAGLQFYDRLFDEMLDKGITPVVTLSHFEMPVELVDRYNGWLSREPIAHFVRFATTVLERYAHKVGYWMTFNELNMNLTDVYTGAGVLIERTDRPLHEVAYQASHHQLVASALVVAEARRILPDGGRIGIMVNRIETYPATPKPLDAFQAVKEDQRNLFYTDVAVRGEYPGYIRRYFADTGISIEVDDSDAEALRNGTIDYIAFSYYVSHVSLYRDGADDEYGSLLGAVKNPYLQDGSEWGWPIDPVGLRSSLNRMYDRYQLPLFVVECGLGAIDTVEADGSVHDPYRIDFLRRHIEQIREAIADGVEVVGFTSWGPIDFPSSGTSQMSKRYGYIYVDQDDYGQGSLTRIRKDSFFWYRDLIASHGENL is encoded by the coding sequence ATGACTCAGCTGCGATTCCCCGACGGCTTCCTTTGGGGCGGTGCCACCGCCGCGAATCAGATCGAGGGCGCGTTCGGCGTCGACGGAAAGGGTGCCTCCACCGCGGACTATGCCGCATTCAAACCCGAGGTGGAGAACGGCGCCGACAATTTCACGTTCAGCGTGAGCGCCGCCGACTTCGCGGCCAATCGGGCCGGTACCGACGGGGGCGTGCATCCGAAGCGATGGGGCATCGACTTCTATCACCGTTACCCCGAAGACATCGCGCTCTTCGCCGAGATGGGGTTCACCGCCCTGCGGGTCTCGATCGCCTGGACCCGAATCTTCCCCACGGGTCTGGAAACCGAGCCGAACGAAGCCGGACTGCAGTTCTACGACCGGTTGTTCGACGAAATGCTGGACAAAGGGATCACCCCCGTCGTCACGCTGTCTCACTTCGAGATGCCGGTCGAACTCGTCGATCGCTACAACGGGTGGCTGAGTCGCGAGCCGATCGCGCACTTCGTCCGCTTCGCGACCACGGTTCTCGAACGCTATGCCCACAAAGTGGGCTACTGGATGACGTTCAACGAACTCAACATGAACCTCACCGATGTCTACACGGGGGCGGGAGTACTGATCGAGCGCACGGATCGTCCTCTGCACGAAGTCGCGTATCAGGCGAGCCATCACCAGCTCGTCGCGAGCGCGCTCGTGGTCGCCGAGGCTCGTCGCATCCTGCCCGACGGAGGCCGCATCGGCATCATGGTCAATCGGATCGAGACCTACCCCGCCACCCCGAAGCCCTTGGACGCCTTCCAGGCGGTGAAGGAGGATCAGCGCAATCTCTTCTACACCGACGTGGCCGTGCGAGGGGAGTACCCCGGCTACATTCGGCGATACTTCGCCGATACGGGTATCTCGATCGAGGTGGACGACTCCGATGCCGAGGCGCTGCGAAACGGCACGATCGACTACATCGCTTTCAGCTACTACGTCTCGCACGTCTCGCTGTACCGTGACGGGGCGGACGACGAGTACGGTTCGCTGCTCGGCGCGGTCAAGAACCCCTACCTCCAGGACGGGAGCGAGTGGGGATGGCCGATCGACCCTGTCGGCCTGCGTTCGAGTTTGAACCGCATGTACGACCGCTATCAGTTGCCGCTGTTCGTGGTCGAGTGCGGCCTGGGCGCGATCGACACCGTCGAGGCCGACGGCTCGGTCCACGACCCGTACCGTATCGACTTCCTGCGCCGGCACATCGAGCAGATCCGAGAGGCCATCGCCGACGGCGTCGAGGTGGTGGGGTTCACCTCGTGGGGGCCGATCGACTTCCCCTCGTCCGGCACCTCGCAGATGAGCAAGCGTTACGGTTACATCTACGTCGACCAGGACGATTACGGGCAAGGATCCCTCACCCGGATCCGCAAGGACTCGTTCTTCTGGTATCGCGACCTCATCGCCTCACACGGCGAGAACCTCTGA
- a CDS encoding PRD domain-containing protein → MQVVRVFNNSVVLAVDRRGIEQILMGRGVGFHVRAGSTVDMRLVEKRFTPGPSASVERIVALLRDIPSKHLALADEVLRVARGILGKGIGGHVLLPLADHISFALRRVAEGTTPIDYPLRWEVRQLYPAEAAVGKRALDIIEHRTGMRLPDQEAIPLALHFVNAQLGDADVKAALQMTQVLSQTLDIVQSTFGLAIDEESAPVARFVTHLRFLFAREQSGRIVAGDGDDSLLEALRASRPDAYAAAQRIADLFAARFDRALSTDEVLYLTLHVSRLTM, encoded by the coding sequence ATGCAGGTTGTGCGCGTCTTCAACAACTCGGTCGTCCTGGCGGTGGACCGCCGCGGGATCGAGCAGATCCTGATGGGTCGCGGCGTGGGGTTCCACGTGCGGGCGGGTTCCACCGTGGACATGCGTCTCGTCGAGAAGCGGTTCACCCCGGGGCCCTCCGCCAGCGTCGAGCGCATCGTCGCCCTGCTGCGGGACATCCCCTCCAAACACCTCGCTCTCGCCGACGAGGTGTTGCGCGTGGCGCGCGGCATCCTGGGCAAAGGTATCGGCGGGCACGTCCTGCTGCCCCTGGCCGACCACATCTCCTTCGCTTTGCGACGCGTTGCAGAGGGCACCACGCCGATCGACTACCCGTTGCGGTGGGAGGTGCGACAGCTGTATCCCGCAGAGGCGGCGGTGGGAAAGCGTGCGCTCGACATCATCGAGCATCGAACTGGTATGCGATTGCCCGACCAGGAAGCCATCCCCCTCGCGCTGCACTTCGTCAACGCGCAATTGGGCGACGCCGATGTGAAGGCGGCCCTGCAGATGACACAGGTGCTGAGCCAGACCCTCGACATCGTCCAGAGCACCTTCGGTCTCGCGATCGACGAGGAGTCTGCGCCGGTCGCGAGGTTCGTCACTCACCTGCGTTTTCTGTTCGCGCGCGAACAGTCAGGGCGCATCGTCGCGGGGGACGGCGACGATTCCCTTCTCGAGGCGTTGCGGGCCTCGCGTCCCGACGCGTACGCAGCGGCGCAGCGCATCGCTGATCTCTTCGCCGCTCGGTTCGATCGAGCGCTTTCGACCGACGAGGTGCTCTACCTCACACTCCACGTCAGCCGTCTGACCATGTGA
- a CDS encoding pyridoxamine 5'-phosphate oxidase family protein gives MPESPLPEAALEFLRKPNPAVMATVNKKGQPVSVATWYLLDDDGHLMFCMNTDRARLKHLRENGHVALTAFAADDFGSHLSLQGHVVSIEPDEGFAGIDRLARHYLGTDYPAREDPLVTVRVAIDKWFGWSGGRLREF, from the coding sequence ATGCCGGAATCCCCTCTGCCCGAGGCTGCGCTCGAGTTCCTGCGCAAGCCCAACCCCGCCGTGATGGCGACCGTGAACAAGAAGGGGCAGCCCGTCTCGGTGGCGACGTGGTACCTCCTCGACGACGACGGACACCTCATGTTCTGCATGAACACCGACCGCGCCCGTCTGAAGCACCTGCGCGAGAACGGCCACGTCGCCCTGACCGCCTTCGCCGCCGACGACTTCGGCAGCCACCTGTCGCTGCAGGGCCACGTCGTCTCGATCGAGCCCGACGAGGGCTTCGCCGGAATCGACCGCCTCGCCCGCCACTACCTCGGCACCGACTACCCGGCCCGTGAAGACCCGCTCGTCACCGTGCGGGTGGCCATCGACAAGTGGTTCGGGTGGTCGGGCGGTCGCCTGCGCGAGTTCTGA
- a CDS encoding VOC family protein gives MGAVTLRVADLEMMSQYYSSAFSMEPLQERARGREVHRVLGRADTPLVRLVHTPDLPVARPGEAGLFHTALLFDDPGSLASAVYRAAQHPRSRFAGSSDHHVSEAFYFTDPEGNDVELYIDRDRSQWGRFGRAIWMTTEYLDPNDYLRRHLPPSQGDATPARAGRVGHVHLQVGDVDRARAFYVDALGFETTQSDIPGAIFASAGGYHHHVAMNTWRSAGAGPRAASLGLGDVSITVPTPTELEALVARLREKAIPFAADGRAVTLTDPWNTSVTVALPDDSVDEALSR, from the coding sequence ATGGGGGCTGTGACCCTGCGCGTCGCCGACCTCGAGATGATGTCGCAGTACTACTCCTCGGCCTTCTCGATGGAGCCGCTGCAGGAGCGTGCCCGCGGTCGCGAGGTGCACCGCGTGCTCGGGCGGGCCGACACCCCCCTCGTCCGCCTCGTCCACACCCCCGATCTCCCGGTCGCGCGCCCCGGCGAGGCGGGCCTGTTCCACACCGCGCTGCTCTTCGACGACCCGGGCTCCTTGGCATCCGCCGTCTATCGCGCCGCGCAGCATCCGCGAAGCAGGTTCGCCGGGTCGAGCGACCATCACGTCAGCGAGGCGTTCTACTTCACCGACCCCGAGGGCAACGATGTCGAGCTGTACATCGACCGCGACCGTTCGCAGTGGGGCCGCTTCGGACGCGCGATCTGGATGACGACGGAGTACCTGGATCCGAACGACTATCTGCGTCGCCACCTGCCACCGTCGCAGGGGGATGCCACACCCGCCCGCGCGGGACGCGTCGGGCACGTGCACCTCCAGGTCGGCGACGTCGACCGGGCGCGGGCGTTCTACGTCGACGCGCTCGGATTCGAAACGACGCAGTCCGACATCCCCGGTGCGATCTTCGCCTCGGCGGGCGGATACCACCACCACGTCGCCATGAACACCTGGCGCAGTGCCGGTGCCGGCCCCCGCGCGGCGAGCCTCGGGCTCGGCGACGTGTCGATCACCGTGCCCACCCCGACCGAGCTCGAGGCGCTCGTCGCGCGACTGAGAGAGAAGGCCATCCCCTTCGCCGCGGACGGTCGCGCCGTCACCCTCACCGACCCGTGGAACACTTCCGTCACGGTGGCCCTCCCCGACGACTCCGTCGACGAAGCCCTCTCCCGCTGA
- a CDS encoding NADPH-dependent F420 reductase: protein MSSFTIIGTGNMGSAIGGVLAAGGNDVVHVSHDKLATAAIDTDAVILAVPYGAIAEILSTVGDRLAGKVVVDISNPLNFETFDSLLVPADSSAAAELQAKLPDSSVVKAFNTNFAATLSAAQLGGVATTVLVAGDDDAAKNVLISAVTAGGVAALDAGSLSRARELEAIGFLQLTLAVSEKVGWNAGFAVIR, encoded by the coding sequence ATGTCGAGCTTCACCATCATCGGAACCGGCAACATGGGCAGCGCGATCGGAGGAGTGCTCGCCGCGGGCGGTAACGACGTCGTGCACGTCAGCCACGACAAGCTCGCGACAGCGGCGATCGACACCGACGCCGTGATCCTGGCCGTCCCCTACGGCGCCATCGCGGAGATCCTCTCGACCGTGGGCGACCGACTCGCCGGCAAGGTCGTCGTCGACATCAGCAACCCCCTGAACTTCGAGACCTTCGACTCGCTCCTGGTCCCCGCCGACAGTTCCGCCGCGGCAGAGCTCCAGGCGAAGCTGCCCGACAGCTCCGTGGTCAAGGCCTTCAACACGAACTTCGCCGCGACCCTCTCGGCGGCGCAGCTGGGCGGGGTGGCGACCACCGTCCTCGTCGCCGGAGACGACGACGCCGCCAAGAACGTGCTCATCTCGGCCGTCACCGCCGGCGGAGTCGCCGCCCTCGACGCCGGCTCCCTCAGCCGCGCCCGCGAACTCGAGGCGATCGGCTTCCTGCAGCTCACCCTCGCCGTGAGCGAGAAGGTCGGCTGGAACGCCGGCTTCGCCGTCATCCGCTGA
- a CDS encoding MarR family winged helix-turn-helix transcriptional regulator: MHALSHEERVAIARLRALLELLPTALDRHLVDAGVTAFEFSLLEALAEADGNRMRLTALAARTNATLPRLSRVVSGLAQKGLVHKAACEEDGRATNALLTDEGARVYARSRPGFDAAVREMILDALEPGGVKRLADISYAILGRLDPDRRMAVTAEADVCAADPADAEGCPADPAGEQSAGGAQACPADPAA; the protein is encoded by the coding sequence ATGCACGCTTTGAGCCACGAGGAACGCGTCGCGATCGCGCGGCTGCGGGCACTGCTCGAGCTCCTGCCCACCGCGCTCGATCGTCACCTCGTCGACGCGGGCGTGACCGCGTTCGAGTTCTCGCTCCTCGAGGCGCTCGCCGAGGCCGACGGCAACCGGATGCGGCTCACCGCCCTCGCGGCCCGTACCAACGCCACGCTGCCGCGGCTCTCGCGCGTGGTCAGCGGGCTCGCCCAGAAGGGGCTCGTGCACAAGGCCGCGTGCGAGGAAGACGGTCGCGCCACGAATGCGCTCCTCACCGACGAGGGGGCGCGCGTGTACGCCCGCAGTCGGCCGGGCTTCGACGCGGCCGTGCGCGAAATGATCCTCGACGCGCTCGAGCCCGGCGGAGTGAAACGGCTGGCCGACATCTCGTACGCCATCCTGGGCAGGCTCGACCCCGATCGTCGGATGGCGGTGACCGCCGAGGCGGACGTGTGCGCCGCCGACCCGGCCGACGCGGAGGGGTGCCCGGCCGACCCCGCGGGCGAGCAGAGCGCCGGAGGCGCGCAGGCGTGCCCGGCGGATCCCGCGGCGTAG
- a CDS encoding PRD domain-containing protein has product MPGAGDVSLPPGGVQKLLNNNVVVAIDADGRERVLMGRGIGFQLKHDGRIDPAKVEKTFVLEQGSDTAHAQKLLTDAPYALVEAVLHAVDQAERDLGRDLGRRLPLAVIDHVNYVIERLDQGIRIPGTSMPELRILHPDESRAAERMAASIAASLDRELPPEEGVFLTMHLLNATRDEPNGTAALLFRRVQHVVRTVETGFGVVLDTESPDYARFILHVRFLLQRLVNRAMLTSGDSSFFEFAKHRYPRAFGIAEGVKAYVLAATGSTLTDEEVLYLTVHIERLATSMGRPDDTTRPVASA; this is encoded by the coding sequence ATGCCCGGTGCCGGTGACGTCTCCCTCCCGCCCGGCGGCGTCCAGAAGCTTCTGAACAACAACGTCGTCGTGGCGATCGACGCCGACGGTCGCGAGCGCGTGCTGATGGGGCGGGGCATCGGCTTCCAGCTCAAGCACGACGGGCGCATCGACCCCGCCAAGGTCGAGAAGACGTTCGTTCTCGAGCAGGGCAGCGACACCGCGCACGCGCAGAAGCTCCTCACCGACGCCCCGTACGCGCTCGTCGAGGCGGTCCTGCACGCCGTCGACCAGGCCGAGCGCGACCTCGGGCGCGACCTCGGGCGGCGTCTGCCGCTCGCCGTGATCGATCACGTGAACTACGTCATCGAACGCCTCGACCAGGGCATCCGCATCCCCGGCACCTCGATGCCCGAGCTGCGGATCCTCCACCCCGACGAGTCGCGCGCCGCGGAGCGCATGGCGGCCTCGATCGCGGCATCCCTCGATCGTGAGCTTCCGCCCGAGGAGGGCGTGTTCCTCACGATGCACCTGCTCAACGCCACGCGCGACGAGCCCAACGGCACCGCGGCGCTGCTGTTCCGCCGCGTGCAGCACGTCGTCCGCACGGTCGAGACGGGCTTCGGAGTCGTTCTCGACACCGAGAGCCCCGACTACGCGCGATTCATCCTGCACGTGCGGTTCCTGCTGCAGCGACTCGTGAACCGGGCGATGCTCACCAGCGGCGACTCGTCGTTCTTCGAGTTCGCGAAGCACCGCTACCCCCGCGCCTTCGGCATCGCCGAGGGCGTGAAGGCCTACGTGCTCGCGGCGACCGGGTCGACCCTGACCGACGAAGAGGTGCTGTACCTCACGGTGCACATCGAGCGACTCGCCACGAGCATGGGGCGTCCCGACGACACGACCCGTCCCGTCGCGTCCGCGTAG
- the rlmN gene encoding 23S rRNA (adenine(2503)-C(2))-methyltransferase RlmN, which translates to MTDQPPVRSTTPRQARPAGAPADTGIRETRPRTAPARQVRPKTEGWQQAKDETGRPLLQFASPKRGKPPVHLADMTAAERVEKVKELGLPGFRAKQLEKHYFTHYTSDAADMTDLPASGREELVAGMLPPLLTEVRRLETDRGDTIKFLWKLHDGALVESVLMRYPGRITLCVSSQAGCGMNCPFCATGQAGLTRNMSAAEIIEQIVRANALIAAGGLGGKTLRQAQGPGQVPERVSNIVFMGMGEPLANYARVMQAVRVMVDKEHGLGMSARGITVSTVGLVPAIKKLADEDIPVTFALSLHAPDDGLRDELIPVNSRWKVDEALDAARAYFDKTGRRVSIEYALIKDMNDHAWRADLLADKLNARGRGWVHVNPIPLNPTPGSIWTASEVPVQNEFVRRLNDAGIPTTLRDTRGKEIDGACGQLVATEEDEVAAAATPVG; encoded by the coding sequence ATGACTGACCAGCCCCCCGTGCGCTCCACCACGCCCCGGCAGGCGCGCCCCGCGGGGGCGCCGGCCGACACCGGCATCCGCGAGACGCGTCCTCGGACCGCTCCGGCACGCCAGGTGCGGCCGAAGACCGAAGGCTGGCAGCAGGCAAAGGACGAGACCGGGCGTCCGCTGCTGCAGTTCGCGAGCCCCAAGCGCGGCAAGCCGCCCGTGCACCTCGCCGACATGACCGCCGCGGAGCGCGTCGAAAAGGTGAAGGAGCTCGGCCTCCCCGGCTTCCGCGCGAAGCAGCTCGAGAAGCACTACTTCACGCACTACACCTCGGATGCCGCCGACATGACCGACCTCCCGGCATCCGGTCGCGAAGAGCTCGTCGCGGGAATGCTGCCGCCGTTGCTCACCGAGGTGCGCCGGCTCGAGACCGATCGCGGCGACACGATCAAGTTCCTCTGGAAGCTGCACGACGGCGCCCTCGTCGAGTCGGTGCTCATGCGCTACCCCGGCCGCATCACCCTGTGCGTGTCGTCGCAGGCGGGCTGCGGCATGAACTGCCCGTTCTGCGCCACCGGGCAGGCGGGCCTGACGCGCAACATGTCGGCGGCCGAGATCATCGAGCAGATCGTGCGCGCCAACGCGCTCATCGCCGCCGGTGGCCTGGGCGGCAAGACCCTTCGACAGGCTCAGGGACCCGGCCAGGTGCCCGAGCGCGTGAGCAACATCGTCTTCATGGGCATGGGCGAGCCGCTCGCGAACTACGCCCGCGTGATGCAGGCCGTGCGCGTCATGGTCGACAAGGAGCACGGCCTGGGCATGAGCGCCCGCGGCATCACGGTGTCGACCGTCGGCCTGGTACCCGCGATCAAGAAGCTCGCCGACGAGGACATCCCGGTGACCTTCGCCCTCTCGCTGCACGCGCCCGACGACGGTCTGCGCGACGAGCTCATCCCGGTGAACTCCCGCTGGAAGGTCGACGAGGCACTGGATGCCGCCCGCGCCTACTTCGACAAGACCGGGCGCCGCGTCTCCATCGAATATGCCCTGATCAAGGACATGAACGACCACGCGTGGCGCGCCGACCTGCTGGCCGACAAGCTGAACGCCCGCGGTCGCGGCTGGGTGCACGTCAACCCGATTCCTCTGAACCCGACCCCGGGCTCGATCTGGACGGCATCCGAGGTCCCCGTGCAGAACGAGTTCGTGCGCCGCCTCAACGACGCCGGCATCCCGACGACCCTCCGTGACACCCGCGGCAAAGAGATCGACGGCGCGTGCGGCCAGCTGGTGGCGACCGAAGAGGACGAGGTCGCCGCCGCGGCGACGCCGGTCGGCTGA
- a CDS encoding DUF4232 domain-containing protein has translation MRTFFTPRLLVAAAVAAVLWIATAGIRDALLQIPNGVAQLSSILPELVPTSLTAYQSGGFGVVATIVGGVVLFVVFVALAAVLRRHGATVLTSWFALVLAAALVGLGFDLGAGWSWIVSFGPRGLLSSGFGVATAAGALWGLAAGWIPALIARGTAAESAPARTPAWFLPAAAVALVGAVVAGAVADAGREAAIEAEVAAQQEIDAASSFGALPDPDAPGVPVPETADAVVPDDPQWCTEDRATVLKGEPDAATGHRGMPLRLFNFSEEPCVIEGYPDIAFGDQNGHLLDVTIEHGGSFMAQDPGPQRIEIPAGGEAVTVLGWDAASPHGALVTNTVWAAQTPGMVRGSWPLELDIVEGSTVAVTAWTVDVDPTSPG, from the coding sequence ATGCGTACCTTCTTCACCCCGCGCCTGCTCGTGGCGGCCGCCGTCGCGGCGGTCCTGTGGATCGCCACCGCCGGAATCCGCGACGCCCTGCTGCAGATCCCGAACGGCGTCGCCCAGCTGTCGAGCATCCTGCCGGAGCTGGTTCCGACGAGCCTGACCGCGTACCAGAGCGGCGGTTTCGGCGTCGTCGCGACCATCGTCGGCGGTGTCGTCCTCTTCGTCGTCTTCGTGGCGCTCGCCGCGGTGCTCCGGCGTCACGGGGCGACGGTGCTGACATCGTGGTTCGCTCTCGTTCTCGCCGCCGCCCTCGTGGGGCTGGGTTTCGACCTCGGTGCGGGGTGGTCGTGGATCGTCTCGTTCGGCCCGCGTGGGCTGTTGTCGAGCGGCTTCGGTGTCGCGACCGCCGCGGGGGCCCTGTGGGGGCTCGCGGCGGGCTGGATCCCTGCCCTCATCGCCCGAGGGACTGCGGCGGAGTCGGCACCCGCGCGCACACCCGCGTGGTTCCTGCCCGCCGCCGCCGTCGCGCTCGTGGGTGCGGTCGTCGCGGGCGCGGTGGCCGACGCCGGCCGCGAAGCCGCGATCGAGGCCGAGGTGGCCGCGCAGCAGGAGATCGACGCCGCCTCCAGCTTCGGTGCGCTCCCCGATCCGGACGCGCCCGGGGTGCCCGTGCCCGAGACCGCCGACGCGGTCGTGCCCGACGATCCGCAGTGGTGCACCGAAGACAGGGCCACCGTCCTCAAGGGCGAGCCCGACGCGGCGACGGGGCATCGTGGCATGCCCTTGCGCCTCTTCAACTTCTCGGAAGAACCCTGCGTCATCGAGGGATACCCCGACATCGCGTTCGGCGACCAGAACGGCCACCTCCTCGACGTCACGATCGAGCACGGCGGGTCGTTCATGGCGCAGGACCCCGGCCCGCAGCGCATCGAGATCCCGGCGGGAGGCGAAGCCGTCACCGTCCTCGGCTGGGACGCGGCCTCGCCGCACGGGGCGCTCGTGACGAATACGGTGTGGGCCGCGCAGACACCGGGCATGGTGCGCGGATCGTGGCCCCTCGAACTCGACATCGTCGAGGGCTCGACCGTCGCCGTCACGGCGTGGACCGTCGACGTCGATCCGACCAGCCCGGGCTGA